Genomic segment of Paenibacillaceae bacterium GAS479:
AAATTATTGATGGGGTTTTATTATGGGCTAATTCATATTAATATACCGATCTAATCGTTATTGAAGAACCCGATAATTTTAGCTGGAATTATGGGATACGTTCATTTTAGATGTCAAAACGTCCAGAATTAGGAGATGAATTGTGTCGAAAATGAGCAGCTCATGGCAAAATAGCTCTATTCCCCCTCGACTTTAAGACGAAACGCTCCTCTTTTGCAAACTCCAACAATGCACATCAATATCTTTACATTCATATCAGCAATCGTTATCTATATAATTATTCCATAAAAAATAAACATTTATATTGAGATAAAGTAGGATCAGTAAAACTAAATTCCTTCTATTGTAATTTGGTTTGCAATATGTAATCATAACTCCAACTTAGATAAAAAGTATGGTTAGGCTGTTTGGTGATTTCATGCATAAACCGTCCAGATCGAAAACGCTATTGTCCTGATTGACAATGAAACAGTGAAAGCAGGGGATTAAGATGAAGGGGTACAACAAGCGGCAAAGGAAAAACTTTCGGATATGACTATTTTAGAGGAGGAGACTTTTGGTTAGTTGTAACCGCTTTCTCGAATAACTGAACATGTCCGTGCCTGCTAATAATGACGACTGGTCAACAACTACAAGGAGGTGGAGTTTCCAGAATCAGCCGATGGTCGCTGAGTGGAAACGATAAGATGGCACTTAAAATCGGAATTGTAGGATTAAACGGAATTGGCAATAATCATGCTGCATGTTACCAAGAGGACGAACTGGCTGATCTTGTCGCCGTTTGCGACGTAGTGAAGGAGCGTGCGGATGCAGCTGCTCAACGCTATGGCGTAAAGGCTTACTATAGCCTGAAAGATATGATTGAGGGCGAGCCCGATTTGCAAATCGTAGACATTGCCACTGGAGGAATCGAAAACGGTAGCTGGCATTATGAACCTGCTATGGAAGCGATCGGCTATGGAAAACACGTCCTCGTGGAAAAGCCACTTTGTCATGACATTCGCCACGGCAGAGAACTTGTCGCTTTAGCCGAAGAGAAAAAGGTTTATCTTGGTTGCAACTTGAATCACTATTTCACCCCACCTGCAGAAAAAGCGATGGAATACATGAACAACGGCGAAATCGGGGAACTCGTCTACTGCCTGCTCAAAATGGGGTTCAATGGCGGCGAGGCCAATTATGGGCTAGCCGGATCGCCTAAAGTGAAAGGGCATCCTTACTTCCATATGAAGGCGTTTCTGACTCACCCGTTCAGCGTCATGCGCCATTTCTGCGGCGATATTACACACATCCAGACCTTCTCGGATACACCGGGCTTCCGCCGCAACGCAGGGGATGTGATGGTTTCAATCAACAGCATTCACGTCAAGTTCGCCAATGGCGGCGTCGGATATTTGCTCAGCCAACGTGGCGACGCCGTATACGGCTTGGGCGGCTGGTGGAGCGCTGAGGTTGCTGGCACAAAAGGCACTTTCACGATTGAGAACTGCGTGGAAAAGCTGTCGCTTTGGAGAGCGGAACAAGGCGTTCCGGCCATTAGCGAACCGGTAAAAGCAGAAGTAACGGATTATGGTACAAAGGATTTCAATCGCACGTTCAATAACCGGCTTCATGCCTTCCTGGAGGATATCTCAAACGGCGTTCCTCGCGAGGAGCTTCGCGCAAACGGACGAGACGCTTTGGCTGTCCTTGAGTACACATTTGCCGTCATCGAGTCGTATGAACGGGGCGGGGAAGTCGTAAGACCCCATTCGCTGCCGCCGCTGCTTGGTGATCCCCATTCTATGAAATAAGTCAGACCTGCTGACAATCCAGAACCATCCACCGAATGCAGATGAAGAGCCGAGCTCTTCGTCTGCATTCGATCGATGTCGTGCTTGAACGGCGTGGGGTCAATTCCTAGGGGAAAGGTGGAGCTATCAGTAATGAATACCATGCACAGCAGCTTGTTCATGAATGAGCAGTTTCCCTTCTACATTTTGAAGTCGATCCATGGGTCGGTTGAAGAGCATGGCCATGATTTTATTGAGCTTGTATACGTCGTTCGAGGTAAAGGCCTCCATCGTTTCGACGGTTCCGAATATGAGATTGAGACCGGAGACGTTTTTATTATTAATCCGGGTGAGACTCACTCCTACAAAGTAGCGGATGGGGAACAGATTGAGATCATCAACTGTCTGTTCATGCCGTCCTTTATTTCCGACACGTTGCAGCAGGAGCTCGGCATATCCGGCTCTATGGATTATTTCTACGTTCACCCTTTCTTGAACAGTGAAGTCAGGTTTAATCATCGCCTCAATTTGACCGGGCAGGATGCAGCGG
This window contains:
- a CDS encoding Predicted dehydrogenase gives rise to the protein MALKIGIVGLNGIGNNHAACYQEDELADLVAVCDVVKERADAAAQRYGVKAYYSLKDMIEGEPDLQIVDIATGGIENGSWHYEPAMEAIGYGKHVLVEKPLCHDIRHGRELVALAEEKKVYLGCNLNHYFTPPAEKAMEYMNNGEIGELVYCLLKMGFNGGEANYGLAGSPKVKGHPYFHMKAFLTHPFSVMRHFCGDITHIQTFSDTPGFRRNAGDVMVSINSIHVKFANGGVGYLLSQRGDAVYGLGGWWSAEVAGTKGTFTIENCVEKLSLWRAEQGVPAISEPVKAEVTDYGTKDFNRTFNNRLHAFLEDISNGVPREELRANGRDALAVLEYTFAVIESYERGGEVVRPHSLPPLLGDPHSMK